In Zea mays cultivar B73 chromosome 7, Zm-B73-REFERENCE-NAM-5.0, whole genome shotgun sequence, the following proteins share a genomic window:
- the LOC100857071 gene encoding uncharacterized protein LOC100857071, translating to MGSNHASQLLATAINPCRMPPARYITQPHRRCPFSQHAVVGSRCCYLHPSHSPCSTKMPPRSLTSGGCTLVVAAPCPSTRSPSVSPLAQQPRRLRALSARCFVKPVDSTPSTLAGCLLFLRSPIRDVVETRGPRDDDRDSDVVPPTRCSRWTTQERMDITSGCSPSEYLPQQTLSKC from the exons ATGGGCAGCAACCACGCTTCGCAGCTCCTTGCAACAGCAATCAATCCCTGCCGCATGCCACCTGCTCGATATATTACGCAGCCACATCGTCGTTGCCCTTTCTCGCAGCACGCCGTTGTTGGTTCTAGGTGCTGCTACCTACATCCCTCGCACTCACCTTGCTCGACAAAAATGCCTCCCCGTTCGTTGACCTCGGGTGGCTGCACACTTGTTGTCGCTGCCCCTTGTCCGTCAACGCGCAGCCCCTCTGTTTCCCCATTGGCGCAGCAGCCCCGACGTCTCCGCGCTCTGTCGGCTCGCTGTTTTGTGAAGCCAGTGGACAGCACGCCGTCGACGCTCGCTGGGTGTTTgctgtttttgcgcagccccatccgcgacgtcgtcgaaacccgtg gaccgagagatgacgatcgagacagtgatgtggtgccacccacaagatgcagtcggtggacgacccaagaaaggatggacataaccagtggatgctcgccaagcgagtacctcccccagcaaacactatctaagtgttaa